TTTCTACGCCTTCGGCAATCGCCTTGAGATTCAGACTGTGGGCCAGCGTGATAATCGCTGTAATAATGGCCCTATCATGCGGATTGTTTGTGATGTCACGCACAAAAGACTGGTCAATTTTCAACTTGTGTATGGGGTAACGCTTTAATAAGTTTAATGAAGAATACCCGGTTCCAAAATCATCTATTGCGATGTGTACCCCGATGGATTTCAACTGAGTAAGCAATCTCATCGCCCCCTCCGGATCTTGCATGATGTTCTCTGTCAATTCCAATTCAAGGTAATTGGGGCTAAGTCCCGTTTCCCTTAACGCCCGGTCTACCGTCTGGACGAGGTTCTCGTGTCTCAGCTGGCGGGGCGATACATTCACCGCCACATGTATAGGTGGAAGGCCGGCCGCTTGCCAGGCCTTGTTTTGTGCACAGGCGCTGCGAAGCACCCATTCACCAAGCGGCACAATCAGGCCGGATTCTTCCGCGAGGGGTATAAATTTGCCCGGCGGCATGATTCCCAGATCTGGGTGCTGCCAGCGCACCAGGGCCTCACAGCCGATGATTCGGCCGGTCGTAATATCGAGCTGGGGTTGATACGCTAAGAAGAACTCTTCTCGTTCTAGTGCGTGCCGCAGACTCGTTTCCACTGCCAGCCGCTCAAAAGCGTGAGCATCCATATCCGGGGAATAATGCTGGTAATTGTTCCTTCCATGCTTCTTGGCTCGGTACATGGCAATATCAGCATGTTTTAAAAGAGTCTCGGGATCCTGTGCGTCATCGGGAAAGATGCTGATTCCGATGCTGGTAGTGATAAAGAGTTGACGACCCTCCAGGAGATAGGGCTCGGACAATGCATCAATGATCTTTTGGGCCACCCTGGGAATATCGCTTGCCCGTGCGACGTCCGCAAGGCTAATCGCAAATTCATCGCCCCCTAGACGCGCAACGGTATCGCCCTCTCGGACACAAGCAGTAAGTCGCTCAGCTACGGCTTTCAACAGAAGGTCACCCAGACTGTGCCCCAGCGCGTCGTTGATACTTTTGAAGTGATCGAGGTCGAGAAAGAGAACAGCCACTAGCCGTTTATGCCATGGGACGCGGACCAATGCCTCGGTCAGGCGATCCACAAACAACCTGCGATTGGCTAAGTTTGTTAGGACGTCGTGATACGCTTGGTGTACGATTATTTCTTCCGCCCGCTTGCGCTCGGTGATGTCGCGCGATATCCCCATCACACCTACCACCCTGCCAGTTGCGTCATGCATCACCGATGCAGAAACGTAAGAGTAAAAGATCTCCCCATTCTTTCTCTTGTTCGTAACTTCTCCTGTAAACCCGCCATCATGAGTGTTCTTGTGCAACTGGCCTCCCTCGGAT
This Candidatus Methylomirabilota bacterium DNA region includes the following protein-coding sequences:
- a CDS encoding EAL domain-containing protein; its protein translation is MSDKPITVLLVEDSPGDARQIREMLAEVRGTSFTVECSDRLTTGLKRLAAGGNDVVLLDLSLPDSHGLDTLAKIRARAPQVPIIALTSLDEEAVAVKAVREGAEDCLVKGRLDSNLLVRAIRYAIERKRADEALRAAKEYAENLINSSLDMIISVDVNRNIVEFNRAAEQVFGYSKAEVLGKSIDLLYADPSEGGQLHKNTHDGGFTGEVTNKRKNGEIFYSYVSASVMHDATGRVVGVMGISRDITERKRAEEIIVHQAYHDVLTNLANRRLFVDRLTEALVRVPWHKRLVAVLFLDLDHFKSINDALGHSLGDLLLKAVAERLTACVREGDTVARLGGDEFAISLADVARASDIPRVAQKIIDALSEPYLLEGRQLFITTSIGISIFPDDAQDPETLLKHADIAMYRAKKHGRNNYQHYSPDMDAHAFERLAVETSLRHALEREEFFLAYQPQLDITTGRIIGCEALVRWQHPDLGIMPPGKFIPLAEESGLIVPLGEWVLRSACAQNKAWQAAGLPPIHVAVNVSPRQLRHENLVQTVDRALRETGLSPNYLELELTENIMQDPEGAMRLLTQLKSIGVHIAIDDFGTGYSSLNLLKRYPIHKLKIDQSFVRDITNNPHDRAIITAIITLAHSLNLKAIAEGVETQEQLAYLRSLKCDEAQGYLLGRPMPAQDASKLLAQMGTKVAPHKSRKRGVAPRSSQRGTRAAKVRR